GTGAAAACAAAGTACAGTTGGGACTGGGAAACGTGTCTGGGCAGCCTTTCTGGAGCTGCCTGAGTGTGTGGGTGCAGGAGGGGGCGGCCCGTGGGGGTGCAGGGGCTGTACCCGGGGTGGGACCCCGCTCTCCGGTGGCTATACTCAGCCTGTGCTCCTGGTGGCTCCAGCCCTGACTGTGCCCTcctggtgctgggagctgctggtttgGGCTGTGACATGCCTGCTGTACAGATGACCTGTCTGGTATGGGTGTTTCCTGGTGACATTGCATCAGCTGCTGCCCTCCTCTGAGCAGGGTCTCTGTGGTTTCCTTGGCCCAGTGCCCTCTTTATTCCTCCTGGATATCTTTTGACCTGGTTTTTTAATTACTAGTGCAGAATAGGCCTTCTAGGTTGCCCCTTCTCAGTGTCTTCATTCAGGAGTTTGTTTTCCACTTCATTCTCAACCCTCAAACTACACCAAGAGGGCTGTGGTGCTGGTGAGGGGTGCTGTgcagggtggctgtgctgctggccctgtggtggctgtcctgctctggggacacagggctgtgcttgctgctgttTGCTTTGGGGGCTGGTCCTGCCAGCTGGGTGTCAGCTGGAGCTGAAACCTAATCAGGCTCagcctgagctgtgccagggcacggggtcagcaggagaggagaggggagggggaagaaaCGTGGCTGgggggctgccctggggacccagggcttgtgctgctgcctgcccggGGGTGTGACATGCTGGGGGCTCAGAGCCTGGATGGGGATGCTTCTGGGGTGCCCGTTgggtgcctctgccaggcgagTGCCAGCCCTCAGTGCAGGCACACGGCTGGGTTTCCTGTTATAATGATATTTCCTAATTAAACTTCCCTAATTAAGCAGCCAAACGTGCTGCTGGTtaagctgcagtgctgcctcacAGCCTGGCAGTCAGGTTTGGCCAGGTACATCCCCCTTGCCACCCAGCCAGGTTCCCAAACGTGCCCTACACCTCCAGTGCCCCgttccctgcccttcccagctctgccggGCACCCACGGCACGTGCAGCCCAGGATCCCTCTGGCAGGAGGGAGCTCAAAGccagcaggaggctgggagcGCTCCCAAAAGACCCGGGTTTCTTTTCCCTACAGAAGCTGATGGAAgtattcctttttcttcctgccttgcaGTGAACACCTACCTCTTCATGATGCAAGCCCAGGGCATCATGATCCGTGAGAACATGCGAACTATAGGAGCTCAGGTGTACGAGCAGGTGGTCCGCAGTGCCTATGCCAAGAGGAACAGCAGCGTCAACGACTCAGGTATTTCTTGAATAACTGTCATTTTGATTCAAGGTCCCATTCTCGTTGAAAATTAAGTGGAAGGCATTAATTTATACTGGTAAATGCAGGGTGGAACCTTTGATTAATTGTctgcagcttttatttttatatataaaaatatgtatgtaACATAAAAATACCCTATACAAATAGAAATACtgtcaaaatataaaaaattatatatatttatttatatacgTAAAAAGTTCAAATGCTTCTAACTTGTATAAGGGGTGAAAATCTTGAAAGGTCTGAAGTGATGCAAAGTGATGGGATTGGAGCTGAAAACCTCTTTGCTTTCCAGGAATTCAACTCGTAGCTTCAACCAGTCTGAGGGTAAACACTTTCAGATTCAGTGCAAGGATCAGgtttcatatttaaaaaatcccttCCCAGGCGTGCGCCTGCGCCGAGCCCTGGCTGTGGGCACGTGGGGCAGCCTGTGCCCGTGAGCTCCACTCTTCCCTGCAGTGTGAGCCGAGGTGCCCTGGCTGGGGATGTGCCACGAATCAGCTCCTGAACCCGGGCAGGGTGCGGggagccctcccagccccctcACCCCCACACACCCGAGCAGGGGGGTTCTGCTGTGCTTCGGTGTGTGCAggggggcagagctgcccctggccctGCGTGAGGCgttgctgcagggctggtgacacccagcctgtcccttccctgctggcactgTTGGCATCAGGCTGGTGTGGGAGCCGGGCTTCAGCAGCAGGGGCTGACAGAGTTGTACAAGGCAAGATCATTTTCTCATTAGCAGAAGTATGAGCCGTGTCCTGgctgcccagcctgctggggcGCAGCCCTGAgtgcagctgtgccctggctggggATGGCACGGGAGGGGAATTATCGACTTGCACAGGAGATGAACACCCGGGTCACCTCCTGTGCTGCACGGAgccagccagggcagccaccCCGGGCTATTTCCAGACTGGAAACATCAAGTAAAACAGAGGCAGGGTGAGGAAGTGGCTGATCCCCTGAAGGGAGGAGGGTTAGATGCTCCATTGCTGCTGCCTGAGGTGGTGAGAGCCTTCATCCTGCTGGGGCTCTGGCCTGGGGGGCTTGAAGTGATCCAGGAACCtgtgtcctcctgcagcaggggctcactGGTGACCACAGTGCCACCAGTGCTTCTGCTGCCATTCTGGGCTTTGCTTGAGCCCCGTGCCAGTCCCAGCAGGCACGTGGGGACACTGTccctccccaggagccccagccacGAGGACAGTTTCAGCTCACACAGGCACTGAGCACCGTCCTGGGGCAACTTCCCTGGCAGGCAGGTCACAGCAGAGGCAGCATGGGTGGTGGTGATGTCTGGAAGGCTCTTGGTGCTCTGGCCACGAGGACTGCATTAACCCTGGGGTCAGAGCCTCCCCTCCCTGAGAGATGTTGGGTGTCACTGCCTGGGTGGCATTGTCCCCACGCGCTGTGGGCAGTGAGGCTGTGTGACAGGAGAGAGAGGAAACCCAGCAAAAAAGGCAGCCCTTGGTGCAAAAGAGAGCAGCTGAGCTTCACTGTGGGCAGGGACCTGGGCTGAGTACTGCGGGTGTGCTCTGGTAATGGGAGTTTACAGGGAAAACTGCTTTTGGAAATTTGGAACAGTATCAAGCATCCAAAGTAACATCTATCCTACTTGAAAAGCCCTTAGGTTCTGTGTACAGCCCATCTTGAGTTTTGAGATAGTTTGGATCCTGTTTAATTGTGTGATAAACAATGTTACTGACATGATGTTACCTACCAGCACCGCTCAGCAAATGGCTTGTTGGGGTGGAAACCTTCAGgcatctccagctgcagcagctgcaggtgctgcccaGGTTCAAGGTGTGGGGAATGGGAGGTGCTGGGCCCTGCCGGAGCTCGGGGCCCCTGAGGGAACTCTGTGTGTCATCTGACAGTTTCTATTGATCTTTGAGGAGGATCCAGGCAGGATTGCCCTGTGTAGGATACTGCACTGGGAGTCCCAGCTGGCATTGGGACTTGCCTCTGTCCTGCTGGGAAAGGACCTGCAGGAGGAGCACATCCCtcgtgctgtgccagggcccctCAGGGACACGGCACTGGTAGCTTTTCCTTTCAAGAGCCACGTGCTCCTTTGTGATTCCTTAAGGCAGTGCTCAGAATTCCTCCTTTGgccagaaaatgcaaatagGGCTTCTGCAGGCACCTGTCCCAGGAGGGGATGAGCACCCCATGGGTTGCAAGGCTAGAGCGCATTCCACAGGGGCCACAGCCATGCTGCTGGGGACATCCTCAGCTGTGGCTGACTTTGGACTCTGCTCACAGTGGCCTGGGGAGGTGGCTGGAATAACAGATCTATAGCTCAGgtgaaaacttctttttttttctttttttttcccttccagatTATCCTCTTGATCTGAGCCACAATGACACCTTTCTGCAAGCCACAACGTTTCTTCCTGAAGACTTTACCTACTTCCCCAACAATACCTGTCCTGAGAGGCTCCCTTCTATGAGTGAGTAGCATCCTGTGCCCCTCTCCTGCTCGCCATGTGGAGGGCACACAGTGGCATTCCCagtttccccagcactgcacctTTCCCTGCCAGGCACCTAGGCATGAATGGGAGCACTGTTCAGAGCCAGCTCCCTCCTGGGAAATCATTGTTTACCCACCCTCAGGAATTAATCCCTGCTGTGTCGGAGGCATGTCTCCCTGCTGAAGTAGGAGCCCATTGCCTGGCAAGCACAAACAAAAGAGGGATTGTGTGCTGGGAGCCGGTGGAAAGACTCTGGCAGCCCTTTTCCAGGGGCAGGGACGGCGGGTGGCTCCCTTGTGCCTcggcagtgctgccagcccagccccgagctgtgccagggctgcggTGGGAGATGGGCTGGACCCcccaggggagctgcagctgggagaaaTGCTTCCTCCAAAGCTGCCCTCAGGGGGAAAACTGGGCTCCTGAGGGCCAATGCTTCCAAAGGGGAGAATGCTCTCTGCTGAGGTGGGGTTTGGTCTGCTGGAAACAcacagggaggagcagagggtgCCCCTGGCCTGGGGCTCTCATGGAGAAAAgcatcccacagcagccccaAAGGCTGAGGAGGCCAGGGTGTTAcaccagcagcatttcctggcTGCTTTTGCTGGAGAAAGGAAGCTGAGTGCTGGGGACGGAGGGCAGGGACGCAGCAGAGTGCTGCCCCAGCACCGCAGCAGGTGCTCACgcctctgcttctcctgctctgcagagggcccCATTGATGTAAATATGAGCGAGATCACCATGGAGGACATCCACCAGTTCTTCTCTAAAGACCCTTCCATCAAGCTGGGAGGGCACTGGAAGCCGAGTGACTGCCAGCCTCGCTGGAAGGTAACTGGAGCTGGGCAGCCCCTGTGCTGCCCCTGGGGGCACGGGGAGCCCTGAGGGCCGCGGGGAGGTGTTCATGTGTGCTGCACCTTCAGGGCAAGGATGGGAGGGagtgcagtgcccagggaagtCACTATGGAGTCAAGGGCTGCTTTagtgtccccagtgctgggcagagagGACATGGGGGCACTGCAGGTCTCCCTTCCGCTTGAGGTGACATCGAATTTTTCCCAAGCAACAATTCCTCAAAAAGTGAATGGGAGATCCATGTTTTGGGAGTTGGGAGGGTCTCAGGCTGCTCTGCATGGGAGAGCTGAGAGTGCttggtcagtgctgctgctgctcccataTCCCCCCCAGCCAGCCCGGGGCCAGCGCAGTGAGGGCCTGTCTCTCTCCTCAGGTGGCGATCCTGATCCCATTCCGCAACCGCTACGAGCATCTGCCCGTGCTCTTCCGCCACCTCATCCCCATGCTGCAGCGGCAGCGCTTGCAGTTCGCCTTCTACGTCGTGGAGCAGGTGAGGGAGCCTGGGGCAGGCACTGTCCCTGCCAGGTCACCCCTCTGGCGTGCCAGCTGTGGCTCCTGGTGCAGTGCCTGAGTTGTCCCGCTCTGTCCAGACGTGGCACAGCTAAGAGGTTACTGCTGCCCAGGAATTACTGGTTTCAgatgaaaagcagaaactggggatttgtgttgttgttttattttttaaattctgtttcgTAGGagttatcttttaaaaaaagataactGTATTTGCAGTTCAGACAGTGCTGCAGGTTTTCTGCATATCCCTGCAGTAGTTCCAGGCCGCATCCCCTGGGACAGGAATGGCCTGACCAGAGTCAGGCATCTCATGTAGAACATGACTGTCATTTCATGTGTACCTGAACCTCTCACTTAAGCTGTTTGGCTTCATCCACCCAGGAAATGTGCCTCCATATTTAGCTCTAGCTAAAACAGATTGATCaaaattaggttttttttcaagcGTTTGAGCAACAAGGCTTCAGCGTCTTTATTTTTACTCCTGCATTGTAAATTGAATATTTCAGTGTTGGTTGATCTCACTGGTCTGCTCCAATTCATCACTTCTTTCACGGTGCCTGTATGGGAGCTGGTTGCCCTCTGCAGTTTTCTGGACAGGGCTgagaacacacacagagcagagctgcaggggctcctcTTGAGAAGGAACTttctccctgccaggctggaaaCCAACCCTTCAACCGTGCCATGCTCTTCAACGTTGGCTTTCGGGAAGCAATGAAGGACTTGGACTGGGACTGCCTCATCTTCCACGACGTGGACCACATACCAGAGAACGACCGTAACTATTATGGGTGTGGACAGATGCCCAGGCACTTTGCAGCCAAGCTGGATAAGTACATGTACCTGTAAGCACTCTTCttcctccctgctgccacagctgctgagAACACACTGttagatttatttctttttaatgcagAGAGTGAGTCTGGGTTTTTTCTCAGGCTTTGTGCaaagggagcaggagagggaatGCCAGAGAGCGTCCTCAGGGCTTGGGCTTCCCCACGGGAGGGGGGAGAGCCCGTGGGCTCTGCCCTGACCCTTCTCTCCTGCTCAGGCTCCCGTACAACGAGTTCTTCGGGGGGGTGAGCGGCCTGACTGTCGAGCAGTTCCAGAAGATCAACGGGTTCCCCAACGCCttctggggctggggtggcgAGGATGACGACCTCTGGAACAGGTACGGGCTCCGCGGGCCCGGTGGTGGAGGGTGAGCTGAGTCTGGCACGCGCTCGggggggacagtgccaccctggACACGGGTGCTGGGCTCActgtgctgcctgccctgggctgtgctggctccatggggctgctccagcccgcatgggcagtgtgtggggagcagaggagggctgcctgggggctgctggctctgtgcagtgtcccacactgctgcctgggggctgctggctctgtgcagtgtcccacactgctgcctgggggctgctggctctgggcagtgtcccacactgctgcctgggggctgctggctctgggcagtgtcccacactgctgcctgggggctgctggctctgggcagtgtcccacactgctgcctgggggctgctggctctgtgcagtgtcccacactgctgcctgggggctgctggctctgtgcagtgtctgtgctgcctgggggctgctggctcCGTGCACACTGGTgtcccacactgctgcctgggggctgctggctctgggcagtgtcccacactgctgcctgggggctgctggctctgtgcagtgtcccacactgctgcctgggggctgctggctctgtgcagtgtctgtgctgcctgggggctgctggctcCGTGCACACTGGTgtcccacactgctgcctgggggctgctggctctgggcagtgtcccacactgctgcctgggggctgctggctctgtgcaCACTGGTGTCCCACACtgctggctgctcagggctgtgtgatgttccccagcccagggcagcaggaggtttgtgtggctgctctgtgggtgggaagggaaggctgAGCCATGGCCAGAGCCCCAGGAGGTCTGACTGCAGCTCTGgaagctctgccagcacagcaaacACAACGGGTGATtatcttttgtttattttattttatttctccccTTTCTAATGCAGAGTACAGTATGCAGGCTACTCGGTGACTCGACCAGAAGGAGACACAGGGAAATACAAATCAATTCCCCACCATCATCGGGGAGAAGTGCAGTTCCTAGGAAGGCAAgtaaattttttaaagaatcCTAAAGCTTTTCACAGAGTCTGTACCACATAGGAGGTTCCCTGCAG
This Passer domesticus isolate bPasDom1 chromosome 16, bPasDom1.hap1, whole genome shotgun sequence DNA region includes the following protein-coding sequences:
- the B4GALT5 gene encoding beta-1,4-galactosyltransferase 5; translated protein: MRWPRGPRGAWRLLPRRSLLAALFLFSLSSSFLYFVYVAPGIVNTYLFMMQAQGIMIRENMRTIGAQVYEQVVRSAYAKRNSSVNDSDYPLDLSHNDTFLQATTFLPEDFTYFPNNTCPERLPSMKGPIDVNMSEITMEDIHQFFSKDPSIKLGGHWKPSDCQPRWKVAILIPFRNRYEHLPVLFRHLIPMLQRQRLQFAFYVVEQAGNQPFNRAMLFNVGFREAMKDLDWDCLIFHDVDHIPENDRNYYGCGQMPRHFAAKLDKYMYLLPYNEFFGGVSGLTVEQFQKINGFPNAFWGWGGEDDDLWNRVQYAGYSVTRPEGDTGKYKSIPHHHRGEVQFLGRYALLRKSKERQALDGLNNLNYFPNVTYDALYKNITVNLTPELALVTEY